The Pedobacter mucosus genome window below encodes:
- a CDS encoding DUF2798 domain-containing protein: MKKKLTFAVIMAIFTTGIVTFAAISVNLGFTAMFIKIWLKSWGISYIVAIPAILIIAPKVQSFVDYIFAESD, encoded by the coding sequence ATGAAAAAGAAATTAACTTTTGCAGTTATCATGGCGATTTTTACAACAGGAATTGTAACCTTTGCAGCAATAAGTGTAAACCTCGGTTTTACGGCAATGTTTATCAAAATCTGGTTAAAATCTTGGGGCATTTCCTATATAGTTGCTATTCCAGCTATATTAATTATTGCTCCAAAAGTTCAATCATTTGTTGATTATATTTTTGCTGAAAGCGATTAA
- a CDS encoding SDR family oxidoreductase yields the protein MKTSQNTVLLIGGTAGIGLEIAKKLTALNNHVIITGRNKERLDAVAATLDNVTTILSDVSKIDDVDLLINRVKADFPQLNMVINNAGRAILYNLADEHQDAFANAEEEMLTNYLSIIRINQKLLPILKQQAASAIINVSSVVAYVPGITLPGYAASKAALHSYTTSLRLTLEETTVKVFELMPPLVDTEFSKEIGGHNGIKPSVVADEFISALVKDEFEIRVGDTAKIYELFRQSPIDALNVMNANRKAWVESINQA from the coding sequence ATGAAAACTTCACAAAATACAGTTTTACTTATCGGCGGAACTGCTGGTATCGGTTTAGAAATTGCTAAAAAGTTAACCGCTTTAAATAATCATGTTATTATTACTGGAAGAAATAAAGAACGTTTGGATGCGGTTGCTGCCACACTTGATAACGTGACCACCATTCTTTCTGATGTGAGCAAGATTGATGATGTGGATCTATTAATTAACCGAGTCAAAGCTGATTTCCCTCAATTAAATATGGTAATTAACAACGCTGGTAGGGCAATACTTTACAATTTGGCCGACGAACATCAGGATGCTTTCGCCAATGCAGAAGAAGAAATGCTAACCAACTATCTTTCGATTATTAGAATTAACCAAAAACTATTGCCAATATTGAAACAACAAGCAGCATCAGCTATTATTAATGTTTCCTCAGTTGTGGCATATGTTCCTGGCATCACATTACCAGGTTATGCAGCAAGCAAAGCCGCCTTGCACTCATACACCACTTCCTTAAGATTAACTTTAGAAGAAACTACAGTTAAAGTTTTTGAATTGATGCCGCCATTAGTCGACACTGAATTCTCTAAAGAAATTGGCGGTCATAATGGAATTAAACCTTCGGTTGTTGCTGATGAATTTATTTCAGCTTTAGTAAAAGATGAATTCGAGATCAGGGTTGGGGATACTGCTAAAATTTACGAGCTATTTCGCCAGTCGCCTATTGATGCATTAAACGTGATGAATGCAAATAGAAAAGCATGGGTTGAATCGATTAATCAAGCTTAG
- a CDS encoding PaaI family thioesterase, which yields MKRERTFSWENPMEGAKEAIHMSGMEYLQAMSDHKFPLPPFLYTLDFTVTKVKSGNIVFEFVPQEFHYNPIGTVHGGVITSILDSAMGCSVHSLLPVGKGYTTLELKINFLKAVTIKTGKLKTLSKVINLGGRTALVEAQLIDENNIIYAHALSTCLIINY from the coding sequence ATGAAACGAGAACGAACATTTAGCTGGGAAAACCCAATGGAAGGGGCAAAGGAGGCTATACATATGAGCGGAATGGAATATCTTCAAGCCATGAGCGACCATAAATTTCCATTACCTCCATTTTTATACACCTTGGATTTTACGGTTACAAAAGTTAAAAGCGGAAATATTGTTTTCGAATTTGTTCCGCAAGAATTTCATTATAATCCAATAGGAACAGTTCATGGAGGGGTTATTACTTCAATCTTAGATTCTGCAATGGGCTGCTCTGTTCATTCCCTTTTACCTGTTGGTAAGGGCTATACTACGTTAGAATTAAAAATAAATTTTCTGAAAGCAGTTACCATTAAGACGGGAAAGCTTAAAACACTTAGCAAAGTAATCAACCTTGGCGGTCGCACAGCCTTAGTAGAAGCACAGCTAATTGATGAAAATAATATTATTTACGCTCATGCTTTGAGTACGTGCCTGATTATAAATTATTAA
- a CDS encoding TetR/AcrR family transcriptional regulator, producing the protein MTKAEKTRNFIIEKTAPIFNIKGYAGTSMNDITNATGLTKGSIYGNFTNKDEVALAAFDYNLDKIVSKIKAEINLQSTAADKLLVYAGIYQNLISGSSSKGGCPILNTAIDADDTHPELRERALKAVLFWKKGIVKIVESGIAEKQISAANNPAQIALTIIALIEGGIMISRLTNKLENWNLIMDSLKKYINSLI; encoded by the coding sequence ATGACCAAAGCCGAAAAAACAAGAAATTTCATTATAGAGAAAACTGCACCAATTTTTAATATAAAAGGTTACGCAGGTACTTCTATGAATGATATTACCAATGCAACTGGCTTAACTAAAGGAAGTATTTATGGGAACTTCACTAATAAGGATGAAGTAGCACTTGCAGCTTTTGATTATAACTTAGACAAGATTGTTTCTAAAATTAAAGCAGAAATTAATTTGCAATCAACAGCAGCAGATAAACTTTTAGTTTATGCAGGTATTTATCAAAATTTAATCAGTGGTAGCTCGTCCAAAGGAGGTTGTCCGATTTTAAATACTGCTATTGATGCGGATGATACCCATCCGGAATTACGCGAAAGAGCTTTGAAGGCAGTTCTATTTTGGAAAAAGGGGATTGTAAAAATAGTTGAGTCAGGCATTGCTGAGAAACAAATTTCAGCAGCAAATAATCCGGCTCAAATTGCCTTAACCATTATTGCTTTGATTGAAGGAGGAATAATGATTTCTCGACTTACAAACAAATTAGAAAATTGGAATCTCATAATGGACTCCTTGAAAAAATACATCAATAGTTTAATCTAA
- a CDS encoding helix-turn-helix domain-containing protein: MSKSESIAEFYKNKFDFLPDNLQKDIGHFNVFKLEDCIGDDKPPMNYSRRDFYKIALNRGHNIYHYADKSVEINGTALMFFNPQVPYTWKLASGKISDVRGYFCIFTEAFFIEKIRGNIGDLPMFAVGGKPAYILNERQDEHISSIFLKMLEEINSDYMYKYDLLRNYITEITHFALKTDPSEVLYKHPDANSRITSVFTELLERQFPIENPSQRLTMRSAKDYAVQLSVHVNHLNRAIKETTGKTTTHFITERLLSEAMALLKHTDWNISEIGYCLGFEEPTHFNNFFKKLTNHTPTSYRIV, translated from the coding sequence ATGAGTAAGTCAGAATCTATAGCGGAATTTTATAAAAACAAGTTTGATTTTCTACCTGATAATCTTCAGAAGGACATTGGGCACTTCAACGTTTTTAAATTAGAGGATTGTATTGGTGATGATAAGCCGCCCATGAATTACAGTAGAAGAGATTTTTATAAGATAGCTTTAAACCGCGGACACAACATCTATCATTATGCTGATAAAAGTGTTGAAATAAATGGGACAGCACTGATGTTTTTCAACCCTCAAGTTCCATACACATGGAAATTGGCAAGCGGCAAAATAAGTGATGTAAGAGGATATTTCTGTATTTTTACAGAAGCGTTTTTTATTGAAAAAATAAGAGGTAACATTGGCGATTTACCAATGTTTGCCGTTGGCGGAAAACCAGCTTATATATTGAATGAACGACAGGATGAGCATATATCATCTATTTTCTTAAAAATGCTGGAGGAAATAAATAGTGATTATATGTATAAATATGATCTGCTTAGAAATTATATAACTGAAATTACACATTTCGCATTAAAAACCGATCCTTCGGAGGTTCTATATAAACACCCTGATGCAAACTCTAGAATAACTTCTGTTTTTACAGAATTGCTGGAAAGACAATTCCCAATTGAGAATCCATCGCAAAGATTGACGATGCGCTCGGCAAAAGATTATGCAGTACAGCTATCTGTTCATGTAAATCATTTGAACAGAGCAATTAAAGAAACTACTGGAAAAACGACAACCCATTTTATTACTGAACGTTTATTAAGTGAAGCAATGGCTTTGTTAAAACATACGGACTGGAATATATCTGAAATTGGCTATTGCTTAGGCTTTGAAGAGCCAACTCATTTTAATAACTTTTTTAAGAAATTGACTAATCATACGCCTACTTCTTATCGAATTGTTTGA